In the genome of Amaranthus tricolor cultivar Red isolate AtriRed21 chromosome 15, ASM2621246v1, whole genome shotgun sequence, one region contains:
- the LOC130800799 gene encoding probable serine/threonine-protein kinase WNK10 isoform X2 — MGSSQQLELLYSEIHILKSLKHANIMKFYHWWVDDRCMTINIITELFTSGNLKQYREKHKQVNIKAIKNWARQILRGLHYLHTQNPRIIHRDLKCENIFVNGHTGQVKIGDLGLATVMQQPAALSVIGTPEFIAPELFREEECNELVDIYSFGMCMLEMATNKSSYLECHGVHEIYNKVIKGEKPASLDTIMNLEMKEFIEKCLVSASRRPSAEELLNDAFLVSDNLPGQIPLTAPKMLESAYVSGPESQSMDIDLDSKKSNSSSSMKSICEIPRRLSLTLLYNDVKTFKLIGKVKNEERIKMILVFIDSKGCRNSVKFPFYPKTDTIVSVLCEMIEQISDLSGEDLVPIVQLMEQLIPELKPHYKPPCDFSLAEYISSLEDSSASNCILDALRYLLESGMCKTSTEVIGIGEDRCARDSLVSGISVEHNLVNQNHDSGLSACDCSEVSCCAASDGLSLSSLSSSTPTEKDTYSEDLKQELDAIDSQYNECLRELSRKREEAIEFAKKRHASGKGLVS; from the exons CATAATCACGGAGCTTTTTACTTCTGGAAACTTGAAGCA GTACCGTGAAAAACACAAGCAAGTTAACATTAAGGCTATCAAAAACTGGGCAAGGCAGATCCTCAGAGGTTTACATTACCTTCACACTCAGAATCCACGCATCATACATAGAGATCTCAAATGCGAAAATATCTTTGTTAATGGACATACTGGACAAGTTAAGATCGGAGATCTGGGATTGGCAACTGTTATGCAGCAACCTGCTGCTTTGAGTGTGATTG GTACACCCGAATTCATAGCGCCAGAGTTGTTTAGAGAAGAAGAATGTAATGAGCTTGTTGACATTTATTCTTTTGGTATGTGTATGCTGGAGATGGCGACCAATAAAAGCTCTTATTTAGAATGCCATGGTGTACATGAAATCTACAACAAGGTTATCAAG GGTGAAAAGCCTGCTAGCCTTGACACAATAATGAATCTGGAGATGAAGGAATTCATAGAAAAGTGTTTGGTTTCAGCTTCTAGAAGACCATCTGCAGAGGAGTTGTTGAATGACGCATTCCTAGTATCAGATAATCTACCTGGACAAATTCCCCTAACTGCTCCAAAGATGCTTGAATCGGCCTATGTGTCCGGACCTGAATCTCAATCTATGGATATAGACCTTGACAGCAAGAAGAGCAACTCAAGCTCAAGTATGAAAAGCATTTGTGAAATTCCTCGCCGACTAAGCCTAACATTATTGTATAATGATGTCAAGACATTCAAGCTAATAGGAAAGGTGAAGAATGAGGAGAGGATCAAAATGATACTTGTGTTTATTGATTCAAAag GTTGTAGGAACAGTGTTAAGTTTCCTTTCTACCCTAAAACTGATACCATCGTTTCAGTTCTGTGTGAGATGATTGAACAGATCAGCGACTTATCCGGAGAGGATTTGGTTCCAATAGTGCAGTTGATGGAACAGTTGATACCAGAACTAAAGCCGCACTACAAGCCACCTTGTGATTTTAGTCTTGCTGAATATATTAGTTCACTCGAGGATTCTTCTGCTTCAAATTGTATCCTAGATGCACTAAGGTATCTTTTGGAATCTGGAATGTGCAAGACCTCTACCGAGGTAATTGGGATTGGTGAGGACCGTTGTGCTCGAGATTCTCTCGTTTCTGGCATATCAGTTGAACACAACCTGGTGAATCAAAATCATGATTCTGGTTTAAGTGCTTGTGACTGCAGTGAAGTCTCCTGCTG CGCTGCATCTGATGGTTTGAGCCTGTCAAGCCTGTCTTCCTCAACACCAACCGAGAAAGACACGTACAGCGAGGACCTAAAGCAGGAGCTCGATGCAATTGATTCCCAGTACAATGAATGCCTTCGTGAGCTCTCGAGGAAAAGAGAGGAAGCTATAGAGTTTGCCAAGAAGAGACATGCTTCTGGGAAGGGTTTAGTTTCTTGA
- the LOC130800800 gene encoding protein yippee-like At4g27745 produces MAEVIGPRVYSCCNCRNNVALHDDIISKAFQGRNSRAFLFSHALNVDIGPKEDRHLRTGLHTVADVYCSDCREVLGWKYERAYEESQKYKEGKYILEKSKIVKDNW; encoded by the exons ATGGCTGAGGTGATTGGACCTAGGGTGTACAGCTGCTGCAATTGTCGAAACAATGTTGCACTTCATGATGATATCATTTCCAAAGCTTTTCAG GGAAGAAATAGTAGGGCTTTTCTCTTTTCCCACGCTTTGAACGTTGACATAGGGCCAAAAGAAGACAGACATCTCAGGACGGGTCTCCATACCGTTGCAGATGTCTACTGTTCTGATTGTCGTGAAGTTCTTGGTTGGAAATATGAACGAGCTTACGAAGAATCACAAAAGTACAAGGAAGGAAAATACATACTAGAAAAGTCCAAGATTGTCAAGGATAATTGGTAG
- the LOC130800801 gene encoding oligopeptide transporter 7-like isoform X1 gives MLSKRSKNQRLEMEDETEALHAPLIHRKNQHEYEESQFLVPSTSSSNSQIRSSSSNENSPVKQVAMMVPITDDPDLPVLTFRTWVLGTFSCALLSFLNQFFWYRTEPLTITGIAAQIAVVPLGHWMAYVLPVRSFFHGTRWQFSLNPGPFNVKEHVLVTIFANTGAGAVYAIHVVTGVKIFYKKHITFFVSLLVILTSQVLGFGWAGLFRRYLVEPAEMWWPANLVQVSLFRALHEKEERPRCGLTRIQFFIIAFTCSFAYYIFPGYLFQVLTSFSWICWIFRKSVLAQQLGSGLHGLGIASFGFDWSTISSYLGSPLASPWFATANVAVGFVLIMYVLIPLGYWLNVYNAKTFPIASSHLFTSTGSTYNVSAIMDSSFHFNQEAYEKQGPLHISTYFALTYGIGFAVLSATIVHVALFHGRDIWEQSNASFKEKKMDIHSKLMTRYKEVPQWWFWLILVVTIAATIFACEYYNDQLQLPWWGVLLAGAVAFFFTLPIGIIKAIANQSPGLNIMSEYIIGYIYPGYPIANMCFKVYGNISMQQAVTFLEDFKLGHYMKIPPRAMFTVQVVGTLISSVVYLGTAWWLMETIPGICERNSSSSVWTCPIDTVFYDASVLWGLVGPHRIFGSEGIYGAVNWFFVGGAIAPVLVWSATKAFPTQEWIRLINIPVLIGATASMPPATAVNYTTWIIVGFLSGYVAFRYAPEWWKRHNYLLSGALDAGLAFMGVALYLCLGSEDLSLRWWGNDLDGCPYASCPTQKGVLVSGCPVVN, from the exons ATG CTTTCAAAAAGGAGCAAAAATCAGAGATTAGAGATGGAAGATGAAACAGAAGCTTTACATGCCCCATTAA TTCACAGAAAAAACCAGCATGAATATGAAGAAAGCCAATTCCTTGTTCCATCAACATCCTCATCAAATTCCCAAAtcagatcatcatcatcaaatgaGAACTCACCTGTGAAACAGGTAGCAATGATGGTCCCCATCACTGATGATCCTGACTTACCAGTGCTGACTTTCAGAACATGGGTCTTAGGGACATTTTCCTGCGCGCTGTtatcatttctgaaccaattcTTCTGGTACCGAACTGAGCCTCTCACCATCACTGGCATTGCTGCTCAGATTGCCGTTGTCCCTCTCGGCCATTGGATGGCTTATGTGCTCCCCGTTCGCTCATTCTTCCATGGCACACGATGGCAATTTTCGCTGAACCCAGGTCCTTTTAATGTTAAAGAACATGTACTTGTCACCATCTTTGCAAATACAGGAGCAGGAGCAGTTTATGCAATTCATGTTGTTACTGGTGTTAAGATCTTTTACAAGAAACACATTACCTTTTTTGTCTCGTTGCTTGTTATTTTAACCTCACAG GTTTTGGGGTTTGGATGGGCAGGCCTTTTCCGCCGTTACTTGGTGGAGCCTGCTGAGATGTGGTGGCCGGCTAATCTTGTACAAGTTTCCCTTTTCAG GGCTTTGCATGAGAAGGAAGAACGGCCAAGATGTGGTCTGACACGCATCCAATTCTTCATAATTGCCTTCACCTGCAGCTTTGCATACTATATCTTCCCAGGATATCTCTTCCAAGTGTTGACTTCATTTTCTTGGATCTGTTGGATTTTTCGCAAGTCTGTACTAGCCCAGCAGCTTGGTTCTGGGCTACATGGACTTGGAATTGCATCTTTTGGTTTTGATTGGTCTACCATTTCTTCCTACCTTGGAAGCCCACTAGCAAGCCCATGGTTTGCTACTGCAAATGTGGCTGTCGGTTTTGTGCTCATCATGTATGTGCTTATCCCGTTGGGTTATTGGCTGAATGTTTACAATGCCAAAACCTTTCCCATTGCTTCAAGTCACCTCTTCACATCAACAGGTTCAACTTACAATGTCTCCGCTATTATGGACTCGAGTTTTCATTTCAACCAAGAAGCTTATGAGAAACAAGGTCCTCTTCACATCAGCACATATTTTGCATTGACTTATGGGATAGGATTCGCTGTACTAAGTGCCACCATAGTGCATGTAGCACTCTTTCACGGCAG GGACATATGGGAGCAAAGCAATGCAAGTTTTAAAGAGAAGAAAATGGATATACATTCAAAACTTATGACTCGATACAAGGAAGTCCCTCAATGGTGGTTTTGGCTCATTCTGGTGGTAACAATCGCAGCAACCATCTTCGCGTGTGAGTATTACAATGACCAGCTTCAGTTACCATGGTGGGGTGTTCTACTTGCAGGTGCCGTTGCTTTCTTCTTCACACTTCCAATTGGTATTATAAAAGCCATAGCAAATCAG TCGCCTGGTCTAAACATCATGTCCGAGTACATTATTGGATACATCTACCCTGGATATCCTATTGCAAATATGTGCTTTAAGGTTTATGGAAACATCAGTATGCAGCAGGCTGTTACCTTTTTAGAGGATTTCAAACTCGGTCATTACATGAAAATTCCACCAAGAGCAATGTTCACAGTACag GTAGTAGGAACTCTGATCTCTAGTGTGGTATATCTTGGCACGGCATGGTGGCTCATGGAAACCATCCCGGGTATCTGTGAGAGGAATAGCTCGAGCAGTGTGTGGACATGTCCTATCGATACTGTCTTCTACGATGCCTCAGTCCTATGGGGCTTGGTTGGACCTCACAGGATCTTTGGAAGTGAAGGCATTTATGGAGCTGTGAATTGGTTTTTTGTAGGAGGAGCTATTGCACCAGTTTTGGTTTGGTCGGCGACAAAAGCCTTCCCGACCCAAGAATGGATTCGTCTTATCAACATCCCTGTCTTAATTGGTGCTACTGCTTCAATGCCACCGGCAACTGCAGTGAACTACACTACTTGGATTATCGTTGGTTTTCTGTCTGGTTATGTAGCATTTAGGTACGCTCCGGAATGGTGGAAGCGCCATAACTATTTGCTTTCTGGGGCACTTGATGCTGGTTTAGCCTTTATGGGTGTTGCATTGTATCTTTGCTTGGGTTCGGAAGATTTGAGTCTTAGGTGGTGGGGCAATGACCTAGATGGATGCCCTTATGCATCTTGTCCAACCCAAAAGGGTGTTTTGGTTTCAGGTTGCCCTGTTGTAAACTGA
- the LOC130800801 gene encoding oligopeptide transporter 7-like isoform X2, whose translation MEDETEALHAPLIHRKNQHEYEESQFLVPSTSSSNSQIRSSSSNENSPVKQVAMMVPITDDPDLPVLTFRTWVLGTFSCALLSFLNQFFWYRTEPLTITGIAAQIAVVPLGHWMAYVLPVRSFFHGTRWQFSLNPGPFNVKEHVLVTIFANTGAGAVYAIHVVTGVKIFYKKHITFFVSLLVILTSQVLGFGWAGLFRRYLVEPAEMWWPANLVQVSLFRALHEKEERPRCGLTRIQFFIIAFTCSFAYYIFPGYLFQVLTSFSWICWIFRKSVLAQQLGSGLHGLGIASFGFDWSTISSYLGSPLASPWFATANVAVGFVLIMYVLIPLGYWLNVYNAKTFPIASSHLFTSTGSTYNVSAIMDSSFHFNQEAYEKQGPLHISTYFALTYGIGFAVLSATIVHVALFHGRDIWEQSNASFKEKKMDIHSKLMTRYKEVPQWWFWLILVVTIAATIFACEYYNDQLQLPWWGVLLAGAVAFFFTLPIGIIKAIANQSPGLNIMSEYIIGYIYPGYPIANMCFKVYGNISMQQAVTFLEDFKLGHYMKIPPRAMFTVQVVGTLISSVVYLGTAWWLMETIPGICERNSSSSVWTCPIDTVFYDASVLWGLVGPHRIFGSEGIYGAVNWFFVGGAIAPVLVWSATKAFPTQEWIRLINIPVLIGATASMPPATAVNYTTWIIVGFLSGYVAFRYAPEWWKRHNYLLSGALDAGLAFMGVALYLCLGSEDLSLRWWGNDLDGCPYASCPTQKGVLVSGCPVVN comes from the exons ATGGAAGATGAAACAGAAGCTTTACATGCCCCATTAA TTCACAGAAAAAACCAGCATGAATATGAAGAAAGCCAATTCCTTGTTCCATCAACATCCTCATCAAATTCCCAAAtcagatcatcatcatcaaatgaGAACTCACCTGTGAAACAGGTAGCAATGATGGTCCCCATCACTGATGATCCTGACTTACCAGTGCTGACTTTCAGAACATGGGTCTTAGGGACATTTTCCTGCGCGCTGTtatcatttctgaaccaattcTTCTGGTACCGAACTGAGCCTCTCACCATCACTGGCATTGCTGCTCAGATTGCCGTTGTCCCTCTCGGCCATTGGATGGCTTATGTGCTCCCCGTTCGCTCATTCTTCCATGGCACACGATGGCAATTTTCGCTGAACCCAGGTCCTTTTAATGTTAAAGAACATGTACTTGTCACCATCTTTGCAAATACAGGAGCAGGAGCAGTTTATGCAATTCATGTTGTTACTGGTGTTAAGATCTTTTACAAGAAACACATTACCTTTTTTGTCTCGTTGCTTGTTATTTTAACCTCACAG GTTTTGGGGTTTGGATGGGCAGGCCTTTTCCGCCGTTACTTGGTGGAGCCTGCTGAGATGTGGTGGCCGGCTAATCTTGTACAAGTTTCCCTTTTCAG GGCTTTGCATGAGAAGGAAGAACGGCCAAGATGTGGTCTGACACGCATCCAATTCTTCATAATTGCCTTCACCTGCAGCTTTGCATACTATATCTTCCCAGGATATCTCTTCCAAGTGTTGACTTCATTTTCTTGGATCTGTTGGATTTTTCGCAAGTCTGTACTAGCCCAGCAGCTTGGTTCTGGGCTACATGGACTTGGAATTGCATCTTTTGGTTTTGATTGGTCTACCATTTCTTCCTACCTTGGAAGCCCACTAGCAAGCCCATGGTTTGCTACTGCAAATGTGGCTGTCGGTTTTGTGCTCATCATGTATGTGCTTATCCCGTTGGGTTATTGGCTGAATGTTTACAATGCCAAAACCTTTCCCATTGCTTCAAGTCACCTCTTCACATCAACAGGTTCAACTTACAATGTCTCCGCTATTATGGACTCGAGTTTTCATTTCAACCAAGAAGCTTATGAGAAACAAGGTCCTCTTCACATCAGCACATATTTTGCATTGACTTATGGGATAGGATTCGCTGTACTAAGTGCCACCATAGTGCATGTAGCACTCTTTCACGGCAG GGACATATGGGAGCAAAGCAATGCAAGTTTTAAAGAGAAGAAAATGGATATACATTCAAAACTTATGACTCGATACAAGGAAGTCCCTCAATGGTGGTTTTGGCTCATTCTGGTGGTAACAATCGCAGCAACCATCTTCGCGTGTGAGTATTACAATGACCAGCTTCAGTTACCATGGTGGGGTGTTCTACTTGCAGGTGCCGTTGCTTTCTTCTTCACACTTCCAATTGGTATTATAAAAGCCATAGCAAATCAG TCGCCTGGTCTAAACATCATGTCCGAGTACATTATTGGATACATCTACCCTGGATATCCTATTGCAAATATGTGCTTTAAGGTTTATGGAAACATCAGTATGCAGCAGGCTGTTACCTTTTTAGAGGATTTCAAACTCGGTCATTACATGAAAATTCCACCAAGAGCAATGTTCACAGTACag GTAGTAGGAACTCTGATCTCTAGTGTGGTATATCTTGGCACGGCATGGTGGCTCATGGAAACCATCCCGGGTATCTGTGAGAGGAATAGCTCGAGCAGTGTGTGGACATGTCCTATCGATACTGTCTTCTACGATGCCTCAGTCCTATGGGGCTTGGTTGGACCTCACAGGATCTTTGGAAGTGAAGGCATTTATGGAGCTGTGAATTGGTTTTTTGTAGGAGGAGCTATTGCACCAGTTTTGGTTTGGTCGGCGACAAAAGCCTTCCCGACCCAAGAATGGATTCGTCTTATCAACATCCCTGTCTTAATTGGTGCTACTGCTTCAATGCCACCGGCAACTGCAGTGAACTACACTACTTGGATTATCGTTGGTTTTCTGTCTGGTTATGTAGCATTTAGGTACGCTCCGGAATGGTGGAAGCGCCATAACTATTTGCTTTCTGGGGCACTTGATGCTGGTTTAGCCTTTATGGGTGTTGCATTGTATCTTTGCTTGGGTTCGGAAGATTTGAGTCTTAGGTGGTGGGGCAATGACCTAGATGGATGCCCTTATGCATCTTGTCCAACCCAAAAGGGTGTTTTGGTTTCAGGTTGCCCTGTTGTAAACTGA
- the LOC130800801 gene encoding oligopeptide transporter 7-like isoform X3, translating into MMVPITDDPDLPVLTFRTWVLGTFSCALLSFLNQFFWYRTEPLTITGIAAQIAVVPLGHWMAYVLPVRSFFHGTRWQFSLNPGPFNVKEHVLVTIFANTGAGAVYAIHVVTGVKIFYKKHITFFVSLLVILTSQVLGFGWAGLFRRYLVEPAEMWWPANLVQVSLFRALHEKEERPRCGLTRIQFFIIAFTCSFAYYIFPGYLFQVLTSFSWICWIFRKSVLAQQLGSGLHGLGIASFGFDWSTISSYLGSPLASPWFATANVAVGFVLIMYVLIPLGYWLNVYNAKTFPIASSHLFTSTGSTYNVSAIMDSSFHFNQEAYEKQGPLHISTYFALTYGIGFAVLSATIVHVALFHGRDIWEQSNASFKEKKMDIHSKLMTRYKEVPQWWFWLILVVTIAATIFACEYYNDQLQLPWWGVLLAGAVAFFFTLPIGIIKAIANQSPGLNIMSEYIIGYIYPGYPIANMCFKVYGNISMQQAVTFLEDFKLGHYMKIPPRAMFTVQVVGTLISSVVYLGTAWWLMETIPGICERNSSSSVWTCPIDTVFYDASVLWGLVGPHRIFGSEGIYGAVNWFFVGGAIAPVLVWSATKAFPTQEWIRLINIPVLIGATASMPPATAVNYTTWIIVGFLSGYVAFRYAPEWWKRHNYLLSGALDAGLAFMGVALYLCLGSEDLSLRWWGNDLDGCPYASCPTQKGVLVSGCPVVN; encoded by the exons ATGATGGTCCCCATCACTGATGATCCTGACTTACCAGTGCTGACTTTCAGAACATGGGTCTTAGGGACATTTTCCTGCGCGCTGTtatcatttctgaaccaattcTTCTGGTACCGAACTGAGCCTCTCACCATCACTGGCATTGCTGCTCAGATTGCCGTTGTCCCTCTCGGCCATTGGATGGCTTATGTGCTCCCCGTTCGCTCATTCTTCCATGGCACACGATGGCAATTTTCGCTGAACCCAGGTCCTTTTAATGTTAAAGAACATGTACTTGTCACCATCTTTGCAAATACAGGAGCAGGAGCAGTTTATGCAATTCATGTTGTTACTGGTGTTAAGATCTTTTACAAGAAACACATTACCTTTTTTGTCTCGTTGCTTGTTATTTTAACCTCACAG GTTTTGGGGTTTGGATGGGCAGGCCTTTTCCGCCGTTACTTGGTGGAGCCTGCTGAGATGTGGTGGCCGGCTAATCTTGTACAAGTTTCCCTTTTCAG GGCTTTGCATGAGAAGGAAGAACGGCCAAGATGTGGTCTGACACGCATCCAATTCTTCATAATTGCCTTCACCTGCAGCTTTGCATACTATATCTTCCCAGGATATCTCTTCCAAGTGTTGACTTCATTTTCTTGGATCTGTTGGATTTTTCGCAAGTCTGTACTAGCCCAGCAGCTTGGTTCTGGGCTACATGGACTTGGAATTGCATCTTTTGGTTTTGATTGGTCTACCATTTCTTCCTACCTTGGAAGCCCACTAGCAAGCCCATGGTTTGCTACTGCAAATGTGGCTGTCGGTTTTGTGCTCATCATGTATGTGCTTATCCCGTTGGGTTATTGGCTGAATGTTTACAATGCCAAAACCTTTCCCATTGCTTCAAGTCACCTCTTCACATCAACAGGTTCAACTTACAATGTCTCCGCTATTATGGACTCGAGTTTTCATTTCAACCAAGAAGCTTATGAGAAACAAGGTCCTCTTCACATCAGCACATATTTTGCATTGACTTATGGGATAGGATTCGCTGTACTAAGTGCCACCATAGTGCATGTAGCACTCTTTCACGGCAG GGACATATGGGAGCAAAGCAATGCAAGTTTTAAAGAGAAGAAAATGGATATACATTCAAAACTTATGACTCGATACAAGGAAGTCCCTCAATGGTGGTTTTGGCTCATTCTGGTGGTAACAATCGCAGCAACCATCTTCGCGTGTGAGTATTACAATGACCAGCTTCAGTTACCATGGTGGGGTGTTCTACTTGCAGGTGCCGTTGCTTTCTTCTTCACACTTCCAATTGGTATTATAAAAGCCATAGCAAATCAG TCGCCTGGTCTAAACATCATGTCCGAGTACATTATTGGATACATCTACCCTGGATATCCTATTGCAAATATGTGCTTTAAGGTTTATGGAAACATCAGTATGCAGCAGGCTGTTACCTTTTTAGAGGATTTCAAACTCGGTCATTACATGAAAATTCCACCAAGAGCAATGTTCACAGTACag GTAGTAGGAACTCTGATCTCTAGTGTGGTATATCTTGGCACGGCATGGTGGCTCATGGAAACCATCCCGGGTATCTGTGAGAGGAATAGCTCGAGCAGTGTGTGGACATGTCCTATCGATACTGTCTTCTACGATGCCTCAGTCCTATGGGGCTTGGTTGGACCTCACAGGATCTTTGGAAGTGAAGGCATTTATGGAGCTGTGAATTGGTTTTTTGTAGGAGGAGCTATTGCACCAGTTTTGGTTTGGTCGGCGACAAAAGCCTTCCCGACCCAAGAATGGATTCGTCTTATCAACATCCCTGTCTTAATTGGTGCTACTGCTTCAATGCCACCGGCAACTGCAGTGAACTACACTACTTGGATTATCGTTGGTTTTCTGTCTGGTTATGTAGCATTTAGGTACGCTCCGGAATGGTGGAAGCGCCATAACTATTTGCTTTCTGGGGCACTTGATGCTGGTTTAGCCTTTATGGGTGTTGCATTGTATCTTTGCTTGGGTTCGGAAGATTTGAGTCTTAGGTGGTGGGGCAATGACCTAGATGGATGCCCTTATGCATCTTGTCCAACCCAAAAGGGTGTTTTGGTTTCAGGTTGCCCTGTTGTAAACTGA
- the LOC130800801 gene encoding oligopeptide transporter 7-like isoform X4 encodes MWWPANLVQVSLFRALHEKEERPRCGLTRIQFFIIAFTCSFAYYIFPGYLFQVLTSFSWICWIFRKSVLAQQLGSGLHGLGIASFGFDWSTISSYLGSPLASPWFATANVAVGFVLIMYVLIPLGYWLNVYNAKTFPIASSHLFTSTGSTYNVSAIMDSSFHFNQEAYEKQGPLHISTYFALTYGIGFAVLSATIVHVALFHGRDIWEQSNASFKEKKMDIHSKLMTRYKEVPQWWFWLILVVTIAATIFACEYYNDQLQLPWWGVLLAGAVAFFFTLPIGIIKAIANQSPGLNIMSEYIIGYIYPGYPIANMCFKVYGNISMQQAVTFLEDFKLGHYMKIPPRAMFTVQVVGTLISSVVYLGTAWWLMETIPGICERNSSSSVWTCPIDTVFYDASVLWGLVGPHRIFGSEGIYGAVNWFFVGGAIAPVLVWSATKAFPTQEWIRLINIPVLIGATASMPPATAVNYTTWIIVGFLSGYVAFRYAPEWWKRHNYLLSGALDAGLAFMGVALYLCLGSEDLSLRWWGNDLDGCPYASCPTQKGVLVSGCPVVN; translated from the exons ATGTGGTGGCCGGCTAATCTTGTACAAGTTTCCCTTTTCAG GGCTTTGCATGAGAAGGAAGAACGGCCAAGATGTGGTCTGACACGCATCCAATTCTTCATAATTGCCTTCACCTGCAGCTTTGCATACTATATCTTCCCAGGATATCTCTTCCAAGTGTTGACTTCATTTTCTTGGATCTGTTGGATTTTTCGCAAGTCTGTACTAGCCCAGCAGCTTGGTTCTGGGCTACATGGACTTGGAATTGCATCTTTTGGTTTTGATTGGTCTACCATTTCTTCCTACCTTGGAAGCCCACTAGCAAGCCCATGGTTTGCTACTGCAAATGTGGCTGTCGGTTTTGTGCTCATCATGTATGTGCTTATCCCGTTGGGTTATTGGCTGAATGTTTACAATGCCAAAACCTTTCCCATTGCTTCAAGTCACCTCTTCACATCAACAGGTTCAACTTACAATGTCTCCGCTATTATGGACTCGAGTTTTCATTTCAACCAAGAAGCTTATGAGAAACAAGGTCCTCTTCACATCAGCACATATTTTGCATTGACTTATGGGATAGGATTCGCTGTACTAAGTGCCACCATAGTGCATGTAGCACTCTTTCACGGCAG GGACATATGGGAGCAAAGCAATGCAAGTTTTAAAGAGAAGAAAATGGATATACATTCAAAACTTATGACTCGATACAAGGAAGTCCCTCAATGGTGGTTTTGGCTCATTCTGGTGGTAACAATCGCAGCAACCATCTTCGCGTGTGAGTATTACAATGACCAGCTTCAGTTACCATGGTGGGGTGTTCTACTTGCAGGTGCCGTTGCTTTCTTCTTCACACTTCCAATTGGTATTATAAAAGCCATAGCAAATCAG TCGCCTGGTCTAAACATCATGTCCGAGTACATTATTGGATACATCTACCCTGGATATCCTATTGCAAATATGTGCTTTAAGGTTTATGGAAACATCAGTATGCAGCAGGCTGTTACCTTTTTAGAGGATTTCAAACTCGGTCATTACATGAAAATTCCACCAAGAGCAATGTTCACAGTACag GTAGTAGGAACTCTGATCTCTAGTGTGGTATATCTTGGCACGGCATGGTGGCTCATGGAAACCATCCCGGGTATCTGTGAGAGGAATAGCTCGAGCAGTGTGTGGACATGTCCTATCGATACTGTCTTCTACGATGCCTCAGTCCTATGGGGCTTGGTTGGACCTCACAGGATCTTTGGAAGTGAAGGCATTTATGGAGCTGTGAATTGGTTTTTTGTAGGAGGAGCTATTGCACCAGTTTTGGTTTGGTCGGCGACAAAAGCCTTCCCGACCCAAGAATGGATTCGTCTTATCAACATCCCTGTCTTAATTGGTGCTACTGCTTCAATGCCACCGGCAACTGCAGTGAACTACACTACTTGGATTATCGTTGGTTTTCTGTCTGGTTATGTAGCATTTAGGTACGCTCCGGAATGGTGGAAGCGCCATAACTATTTGCTTTCTGGGGCACTTGATGCTGGTTTAGCCTTTATGGGTGTTGCATTGTATCTTTGCTTGGGTTCGGAAGATTTGAGTCTTAGGTGGTGGGGCAATGACCTAGATGGATGCCCTTATGCATCTTGTCCAACCCAAAAGGGTGTTTTGGTTTCAGGTTGCCCTGTTGTAAACTGA